The Mycobacterium seoulense genome has a window encoding:
- a CDS encoding FAD-binding oxidoreductase: MSGLPTGRHHFRGDDGYEAARRGTVWHQRVPERYPEVIVQAVDADDIVAGVRYATAHGLKVSIVSGGHSFAASHLRDGSVLLDVSRLDHVSIDTEKRLARVGPGKGGSLLMAELEAQGLFFPGGHCKGVCLGGYLLQGGYGWNSRIFGPACESVVGLDVVTADGEQIHCDAGNNADLYWAARGAGPGFFAVVTSFYLKLYPRPGACGTSVYVYPFELADEVFTWTRAVSAEVDPRVELQAVASRGEPNMGIDAPVISLASPAFADSDEEAEKALALFGTCPAADRALVKIPYLPTDLPTWYDVAMSHYLSDHHYAVDNMWTSASAEELLPGIRTILDTMPPHPAHFLWLNWGPCPPRQDMAYSIEGDIYLALYGSWKDPADEAKYADWARSNMAAMSEFAIGIQLADENLGQRPARFASDAAMAKLDRVRAEYDPDGVFNSWMGRL, translated from the coding sequence GCGGCACCGTGTGGCACCAACGGGTGCCGGAACGCTATCCCGAAGTGATCGTGCAGGCCGTCGATGCCGACGACATCGTCGCCGGCGTCCGCTACGCCACCGCTCACGGCCTGAAAGTCAGCATCGTCTCGGGCGGACACAGCTTCGCGGCCAGCCATCTGCGCGACGGCTCCGTTCTGCTCGACGTCAGCCGGCTCGACCACGTTTCCATCGACACGGAAAAGCGCCTCGCCCGAGTGGGTCCGGGCAAGGGCGGCAGCCTTCTGATGGCCGAACTCGAGGCTCAGGGCCTGTTCTTTCCCGGCGGTCACTGCAAGGGCGTCTGCCTCGGCGGCTACCTGCTGCAGGGCGGGTATGGCTGGAACAGCCGCATTTTCGGCCCGGCCTGCGAGAGCGTCGTCGGCCTGGACGTCGTCACCGCCGACGGAGAACAGATCCACTGCGACGCCGGCAACAATGCCGACCTCTATTGGGCCGCCCGCGGTGCCGGTCCCGGCTTCTTCGCCGTCGTCACGTCGTTCTACCTGAAGCTTTATCCGCGCCCCGGTGCCTGTGGCACCAGCGTCTACGTGTATCCGTTCGAGCTTGCCGACGAGGTCTTCACGTGGACCCGCGCGGTCAGCGCCGAGGTGGACCCCCGGGTCGAGCTGCAGGCCGTGGCCTCGCGCGGTGAGCCGAACATGGGCATCGATGCCCCCGTCATCTCGCTCGCATCACCCGCGTTCGCGGATTCCGACGAGGAGGCCGAAAAGGCGCTCGCCCTCTTCGGCACCTGCCCGGCCGCCGACCGGGCACTGGTCAAAATTCCTTACCTGCCAACCGATCTGCCGACGTGGTATGACGTCGCGATGAGCCATTACCTGTCCGACCACCACTACGCGGTCGACAACATGTGGACGTCGGCGTCGGCTGAAGAGCTGCTGCCGGGCATCCGGACCATCCTGGACACGATGCCCCCGCACCCGGCGCACTTCCTGTGGCTGAACTGGGGACCGTGCCCTCCCCGCCAGGACATGGCCTACAGCATCGAAGGGGACATCTACCTGGCCCTCTACGGTTCGTGGAAGGACCCGGCCGACGAGGCGAAATACGCCGACTGGGCGCGGTCCAACATGGCCGCGATGTCCGAATTCGCCATCGGGATTCAGCTCGCCGATGAGAACCTGGGCCAGCGCCCGGCGCGGTTCGCCAGCGACGCCGCCATGGCCAAGCTCGACCGCGTGCGCGCCGAGTACGACCCCGACGGCGTGTTCAACAGCTGGATGGGGCGACTCTGA
- a CDS encoding DAPG hydrolase family protein, which produces MVDDLYLGYRGDDASTPFGKFFTPEMAPLPRHVVEALEHGPQGAMALLAFDDAARIAADGYQQTENGYGVLDDGGYHVSVRTDMPGVTPAMWSWWFGWHGCDTRRYKLWHPRAHLHAAWKDGDDAGRRGAQRYIGRSSLISEYIGSTMLKGAIQFVDPARMGCPPDSDGAVAICARLGSSEAPVDVGWFVHHVRSTANGAEMRSRFWMGGRHIEVRNVPGVASRAVRPIASRVLGDAQSSARNLMVHCAQEMNHLAAFLPELHEAFGHE; this is translated from the coding sequence ATGGTGGACGACCTTTATCTGGGCTATCGCGGCGACGACGCCAGCACCCCGTTCGGCAAGTTCTTCACGCCCGAGATGGCGCCGCTGCCACGCCATGTCGTCGAGGCCCTGGAACACGGGCCGCAGGGCGCCATGGCGTTGTTGGCGTTCGATGACGCCGCGCGCATCGCCGCCGATGGCTACCAGCAGACCGAGAACGGCTACGGCGTGCTCGACGACGGCGGCTATCACGTGTCGGTGCGCACCGACATGCCCGGGGTCACGCCCGCGATGTGGTCCTGGTGGTTCGGCTGGCACGGCTGCGACACCCGCCGTTACAAGCTGTGGCATCCGCGGGCCCATCTGCACGCCGCCTGGAAAGACGGCGACGACGCCGGCCGCCGCGGCGCCCAGCGCTACATCGGCCGCTCGTCGTTGATCAGCGAGTACATCGGCTCGACGATGCTCAAGGGCGCAATCCAATTCGTCGATCCGGCGAGGATGGGCTGCCCGCCCGACAGTGACGGTGCGGTGGCGATCTGCGCCCGGCTGGGGTCCAGCGAGGCCCCGGTCGACGTCGGATGGTTCGTTCACCACGTCCGGTCGACCGCCAACGGGGCCGAGATGCGGTCGCGGTTCTGGATGGGCGGTCGGCACATCGAGGTGCGCAACGTTCCCGGCGTCGCGTCGCGGGCGGTGCGCCCGATCGCGTCGCGGGTGCTGGGCGACGCGCAGTCCAGCGCTCGCAACCTGATGGTGCACTGCGCCCAGGAGATGAATCACCTGGCCGCGTTCCTGCCGGAACTCCACGAAGCCTTCGGCCACGAATAA
- a CDS encoding DUF4407 domain-containing protein, with translation MCAQKVTERGSQMSPASVLNWLGGGQRREPAERRERSGHAAETGVGAVVLFGAVLAWLVATLAVSESTRWSLLSALPLTLVFGLLVGAVTRATAAGFNGGRAGLAARAVVAAALGAVVGELAAIVLLSGSIDHHLDERALRNAASAPAVAQASASLQQTRDARAALDSAVDRAHQQQDQALVVARCEYHPSPACPQTRITGVPGAGPETRTANELLADAQRELDNALAARDRQAPELDAQISREQQALDEARHGVVAHADRGLGARWVALNDLTSAALGALTLRLMTIAFCVLLYLLPLILGRWRPETSHDRHAAARAERERAELEADTAIAIKRAEVRREAEIMWAEHQLTQARMAIEAQTEIDREQQRRRIEEAFEPPVPAPSQRAFEPAAEDVYLPIAAEAEAASRALLGLPAPAQAPGAENLPAPVQREVAPREDRGASLIPSIPDATKAAARWVRPLVPPFVARVLDSTTAPLRTARHVFEEVEEITFALRRTHRVTTDSETSDPGERHTRPAATAGESPSPAPGFVNSSRVDRTAVPQGRSGGQEPLAPSLGASQRRHDPELTRRDGPAELDSPAGPRQLPPA, from the coding sequence ATGTGCGCCCAGAAAGTCACCGAGCGGGGCTCCCAGATGTCGCCCGCGAGCGTGCTCAACTGGCTTGGCGGCGGGCAGCGGCGGGAGCCGGCTGAGCGCCGCGAGCGCTCCGGTCACGCCGCCGAAACCGGGGTCGGCGCGGTGGTGTTGTTCGGGGCGGTGCTGGCCTGGCTCGTCGCGACCCTGGCCGTGAGCGAGTCGACTCGCTGGTCGCTCCTTTCCGCCCTGCCGCTGACCCTGGTGTTCGGCCTGCTGGTCGGCGCGGTCACCCGCGCCACCGCCGCCGGGTTCAACGGGGGCCGGGCCGGGCTCGCAGCGCGCGCGGTGGTCGCCGCCGCGCTCGGCGCCGTCGTGGGCGAACTGGCCGCCATCGTCCTGCTGTCGGGCTCGATCGACCACCACCTCGACGAACGCGCCCTGCGCAATGCCGCCTCGGCGCCGGCGGTCGCGCAGGCGTCGGCGTCGCTGCAACAGACCAGGGACGCGCGCGCCGCGCTCGACAGCGCCGTCGACCGGGCTCACCAGCAGCAGGATCAGGCCCTGGTCGTGGCCCGCTGCGAATACCATCCCAGCCCCGCCTGCCCGCAAACCCGGATCACCGGTGTTCCCGGTGCGGGACCCGAAACACGAACGGCCAATGAGCTTCTGGCGGACGCCCAACGCGAACTGGACAATGCGCTCGCGGCCCGCGACCGCCAAGCGCCCGAGTTGGACGCCCAGATCTCCCGCGAGCAGCAAGCGCTCGACGAGGCCCGCCACGGTGTGGTCGCGCACGCCGATCGTGGCCTCGGCGCGCGCTGGGTCGCCCTGAACGACCTGACCTCCGCCGCCTTGGGGGCGCTGACGTTGCGGCTGATGACGATCGCGTTCTGCGTGCTGCTCTACCTCCTGCCGCTGATCCTCGGGCGGTGGCGCCCAGAGACCTCTCACGATCGCCACGCGGCGGCGCGCGCCGAGCGCGAACGCGCGGAGCTCGAAGCCGACACCGCGATCGCGATCAAGCGGGCCGAGGTCCGCCGCGAAGCCGAGATCATGTGGGCCGAGCACCAACTCACCCAGGCCCGGATGGCGATCGAGGCGCAGACCGAGATCGACCGCGAGCAGCAACGCCGGCGAATCGAGGAGGCATTCGAGCCACCGGTGCCTGCGCCGTCGCAACGCGCTTTCGAGCCGGCCGCCGAGGACGTCTACCTGCCGATCGCCGCCGAAGCGGAGGCCGCCAGCCGGGCGCTCCTCGGCCTGCCCGCCCCGGCGCAGGCCCCCGGCGCCGAGAACTTGCCGGCGCCCGTCCAGCGCGAGGTCGCGCCGCGCGAAGACCGTGGCGCGTCGCTCATTCCCTCGATTCCCGACGCCACCAAGGCCGCGGCGCGGTGGGTTCGCCCGCTGGTACCGCCGTTCGTGGCGCGGGTGCTCGACTCCACGACCGCGCCGCTGCGCACCGCGCGTCACGTCTTCGAAGAGGTCGAGGAGATCACGTTCGCCCTGCGACGCACGCACAGGGTCACCACGGACTCCGAAACCTCCGACCCCGGCGAGCGGCACACCCGTCCCGCCGCCACGGCCGGCGAATCCCCCTCCCCCGCACCAGGATTCGTCAACTCGTCGCGCGTAGACCGCACCGCCGTGCCCCAGGGTCGCTCGGGCGGCCAAGAGCCACTCGCCCCGTCGCTGGGCGCGTCGCAGCGCCGACACGATCCGGAATTGACCAGGCGGGACGGACCGGCCGAGCTCGACTCACCCGCGGGCCCGCGGCAGCTGCCGCCCGCTTAA
- a CDS encoding type II toxin-antitoxin system Rv0910 family toxin — translation MARVDVSVTSQVAPEAAWKLASDLSRFGEWMTIFAGWRGPVPETIEEGTCVSSCVKVKGFRNVIHWTVTRYDEPKAIELQGRGRGGIRLGVAMTVTDNDSGTDFHLTADLRGGLLSGPIGGLVARVLRSDVEKSVRNLVALQ, via the coding sequence TTGGCACGAGTGGATGTTTCGGTGACGTCGCAGGTAGCGCCGGAGGCCGCGTGGAAGCTGGCGTCCGACCTCAGCCGATTCGGCGAGTGGATGACCATATTCGCCGGCTGGCGCGGACCCGTCCCGGAGACGATCGAGGAGGGCACCTGCGTCTCGTCGTGTGTGAAAGTCAAGGGGTTCCGCAACGTCATCCACTGGACGGTCACCCGCTACGACGAGCCGAAAGCGATTGAGCTGCAAGGTCGCGGCCGCGGCGGGATACGCCTCGGGGTGGCGATGACGGTGACGGACAACGATTCCGGCACCGACTTCCATCTCACCGCGGATCTCAGGGGCGGATTGCTCAGCGGCCCGATCGGGGGGCTGGTCGCCCGCGTGCTCCGCTCCGACGTGGAGAAGTCGGTGCGCAACCTCGTCGCGCTGCAATAA
- a CDS encoding LapA family protein has product MRHNPVDHDRTIHRHDAGPASDVERTPGLVVVGAAALAFAVCVATFALGDAGAGVAAAIVALLGFGAGLAWLAMDRRRIRQEERRGWPIGHPAAR; this is encoded by the coding sequence ATGAGGCACAACCCTGTCGACCATGATCGGACGATCCATCGGCATGACGCCGGGCCGGCGTCAGACGTCGAGCGCACGCCCGGGCTCGTCGTCGTCGGGGCTGCCGCCCTGGCATTCGCGGTATGCGTGGCGACATTTGCGCTCGGAGACGCCGGTGCGGGCGTGGCCGCCGCGATCGTCGCCCTGCTCGGATTCGGGGCCGGCCTGGCCTGGCTTGCCATGGACCGCAGGCGGATTCGCCAGGAGGAACGGCGGGGGTGGCCGATCGGCCACCCGGCGGCGCGGTAG
- a CDS encoding molybdopterin-dependent oxidoreductase: MGAPLGTPPDYRSEIHTAEDVIDVETYGGGFDLSRRATAPKLRIGRDRWFNLLWLIPIGFALLIVGVAVGKGLHNMPAVQAFIQRHPGTDSSGVTPGLPAWIGWTHFFNLFMMMFIIRTGIQILCDHPRLYFSRNATPGKDEWLRVGPPVPDDELWTANADTVALPPQFGLPGFRHSIGLARWWHLGVDVLWLVNGAVFYVLLFATGQWRHIVPTSWDVFPNAASVAVQYLSLDWPTDNGWVAYNGLQLLSYFTTVFVAAPAALITGLGMSPALSQRVHWLSKRLSIQHARSLHFVVLVYFLFFILVHVTMVLTTSALRNLNHMFASRDDNSWVGFGIFAAAMVLTAIAWVWATPFTIRHPRVIQRVGYALVGPFQRMLEQLDPKPGAFTEKDISPHHWRNGRLPETVEYKELEQNDFRDWRLKVYGLVEHPMEFSLDDLKALPYHEQISQHFCIQAWSGVAKWGGVQMKTIMDIVKPLPEAKWVVFYSMGLGATGGIYYNAHHIGQMDHHMTMLAYNMNDQPLPYMHGKPLRLRNELQHGFKLVKWIKGIEFVADYRDIGSGYGGYSEDHKYFGRHQTL, from the coding sequence GTGGGCGCGCCGCTGGGAACCCCTCCGGATTACCGCAGCGAGATTCACACCGCCGAAGACGTCATCGACGTCGAGACCTACGGTGGCGGCTTCGATCTCAGTCGGCGGGCCACCGCCCCGAAGCTGCGTATCGGACGAGACCGGTGGTTCAACCTGCTCTGGTTGATCCCCATCGGCTTTGCCCTGCTGATCGTCGGGGTGGCCGTCGGCAAAGGTCTGCACAACATGCCGGCCGTGCAGGCGTTCATCCAGCGTCATCCCGGGACGGACAGTTCCGGTGTCACCCCCGGGCTACCGGCCTGGATCGGTTGGACGCACTTCTTCAACCTCTTCATGATGATGTTCATCATCAGGACGGGGATCCAGATCCTGTGCGACCATCCCCGGCTCTACTTCAGCCGCAACGCCACGCCCGGCAAGGACGAGTGGCTGCGGGTCGGGCCGCCGGTACCGGACGACGAGCTGTGGACCGCCAACGCCGACACCGTCGCGCTGCCACCACAATTCGGGCTGCCCGGATTCCGGCACTCCATCGGGCTGGCCCGGTGGTGGCACCTCGGCGTTGACGTCCTGTGGCTGGTGAACGGCGCGGTCTTCTATGTGCTGCTGTTCGCCACGGGGCAGTGGCGGCACATCGTGCCGACCAGCTGGGACGTGTTTCCCAACGCGGCGTCGGTGGCGGTTCAGTATCTGTCGCTGGACTGGCCGACCGACAACGGCTGGGTCGCTTACAACGGCCTGCAGTTGTTGTCTTACTTCACCACGGTTTTCGTCGCCGCCCCCGCGGCGTTGATCACCGGGCTGGGCATGTCGCCCGCGTTGTCGCAGCGCGTTCACTGGCTCAGCAAGCGGCTGAGCATCCAGCATGCGCGGTCGCTGCACTTCGTGGTGCTGGTCTATTTCCTGTTCTTCATCCTCGTCCACGTCACCATGGTGCTGACGACCAGCGCGCTGCGAAACCTCAACCACATGTTCGCCTCCCGCGACGACAACAGCTGGGTAGGCTTCGGGATCTTCGCCGCGGCCATGGTGCTGACGGCGATCGCGTGGGTTTGGGCCACTCCGTTCACCATTCGCCATCCGCGCGTGATTCAGCGGGTCGGCTACGCGCTGGTCGGCCCGTTCCAGCGCATGCTGGAACAGCTCGACCCCAAGCCCGGTGCGTTCACCGAGAAGGACATCTCACCGCACCATTGGCGCAACGGCCGGCTGCCGGAGACCGTCGAGTACAAGGAACTCGAGCAGAACGACTTCCGGGACTGGCGGCTCAAGGTCTACGGTCTCGTCGAACACCCGATGGAGTTCTCGCTCGACGACCTGAAGGCGCTGCCCTACCACGAGCAGATCAGCCAGCACTTCTGCATCCAGGCCTGGTCGGGCGTCGCCAAATGGGGTGGCGTGCAGATGAAGACGATCATGGATATCGTCAAGCCGCTCCCCGAGGCCAAGTGGGTGGTGTTCTACTCGATGGGCCTCGGCGCGACGGGCGGCATCTATTACAACGCCCACCACATCGGGCAAATGGACCATCACATGACGATGCTCGCCTACAACATGAACGACCAGCCCCTCCCCTACATGCACGGCAAGCCGCTGCGGCTGCGCAACGAATTGCAGCACGGCTTCAAACTCGTCAAGTGGATCAAGGGGATCGAGTTCGTTGCCGACTACCGCGACATCGGCAGCGGTTACGGCGGTTACAGCGAGGACCACAAGTACTTCGGGCGACACCAGACGCTGTAG
- a CDS encoding nuclear transport factor 2 family protein, with the protein MAPPTDHRSALSDLVHRYAAYTDERQFNDVAALFTETAVLAVPEPPKALEPIHAHHGRAAIAAAVATVAAVARTEHAIVGEVYKRGAGPDAARGRIACIAHHWDQRGDELVDVVWHLRYDDEYELTDRWRIGRRALTINAIETRSVRRVRPHDPA; encoded by the coding sequence ATGGCCCCGCCAACCGACCACCGATCCGCCCTCAGCGATTTGGTGCACCGCTACGCGGCCTACACCGATGAGCGCCAATTCAATGATGTGGCTGCGCTATTCACCGAAACCGCCGTGCTCGCGGTGCCCGAACCGCCCAAGGCGCTCGAGCCGATCCACGCCCATCACGGCCGAGCGGCCATCGCCGCCGCGGTCGCCACCGTCGCGGCCGTAGCCCGCACCGAGCACGCCATCGTCGGTGAGGTCTACAAGCGGGGCGCCGGGCCGGACGCGGCTCGCGGCCGCATCGCGTGCATCGCGCACCACTGGGACCAGCGCGGCGACGAACTCGTCGACGTGGTCTGGCATCTGCGCTACGACGACGAGTACGAGCTGACCGACCGCTGGCGGATCGGCCGCCGGGCGCTGACCATCAACGCGATTGAGACCCGTTCGGTCCGCCGGGTGCGCCCACACGACCCGGCCTAG
- a CDS encoding LLM class F420-dependent oxidoreductase has product MKVSVVAPVADGVTADPEWMAAFARHLERCGFESIVVVEHTVLATRYDSVYPYDSSGRVGLAADCPIPDPLDLLAFLAGHTTTLGLATGVLVLPNHHPVVLAKRAATVDALSGGRLRLCVGVGWLKEELEACGADFDNRGRRADEQLAVLRALWADQPQGACYHGEFFNFDNVMCYPKPIAGERLPIHIGGHSPAAARRAGRLGDGLQPLGVTGTRLASLIALMRDEAASSGRDPANLEVSLGHAVDKIDAERAGGLIEQGADRLVLAMPATTDIGQAQDMLSACAQRLSLIA; this is encoded by the coding sequence ATGAAGGTCTCAGTGGTGGCCCCGGTCGCCGACGGTGTCACCGCGGATCCCGAGTGGATGGCGGCCTTCGCCCGCCACCTGGAACGCTGCGGTTTCGAGTCCATCGTTGTCGTCGAGCACACCGTCCTGGCCACCCGCTACGACAGCGTCTATCCGTATGACAGCTCCGGACGCGTCGGGCTGGCGGCCGACTGCCCCATCCCCGACCCGCTCGATCTGCTGGCCTTCCTGGCCGGCCACACCACCACCCTCGGACTGGCCACCGGGGTGTTGGTGCTGCCCAACCACCATCCGGTGGTCCTCGCCAAGCGCGCCGCCACGGTGGACGCGTTGTCGGGTGGGCGCCTGCGGCTGTGCGTGGGCGTGGGGTGGCTCAAGGAGGAGCTCGAAGCGTGCGGCGCGGATTTCGATAACCGCGGCAGACGCGCCGACGAGCAGTTGGCGGTCTTGCGGGCGCTGTGGGCGGACCAGCCGCAGGGGGCCTGCTATCACGGCGAGTTCTTCAACTTCGACAACGTCATGTGCTACCCCAAACCCATTGCGGGCGAGCGTCTCCCGATTCATATCGGCGGGCACAGCCCAGCGGCGGCGCGCCGGGCGGGACGTCTCGGCGACGGCTTGCAACCGCTCGGCGTGACGGGGACCCGCCTGGCGTCGCTGATCGCGCTCATGCGCGACGAGGCCGCATCGTCGGGTCGCGACCCGGCGAATCTCGAAGTGTCACTGGGCCATGCGGTCGACAAGATCGATGCCGAGCGTGCCGGCGGCCTGATCGAGCAGGGTGCCGACCGGCTTGTGTTGGCCATGCCGGCGACCACCGACATCGGGCAGGCCCAGGACATGCTGTCGGCGTGTGCGCAACGCTTGTCGCTGATTGCGTGA
- the malQ gene encoding 4-alpha-glucanotransferase has product MSELAPSLVELAGRYGIATEYEDWTGRRVQVPASTLVAVLAALGVAGGTEQERNVALAAKLRSHWARRLPATIVGRTGEQTRFWAHVTHGDPAEVWLQLEDSTLRGGIQQVDNFTPPFDLDGRWVGEASFVLPPDLPLGYHRVHLRSADGETSTALIVTPDWLGLPERLGARRAWGLAAQLYSVRSRQSWGVGDLTDLTDLAVWSASQHGADYVLVNPLHAAAPTCPMEPSPYLPTSRRFINPIYLHVEAIPEFAELPKRSRVRRLRSDVQHKAARLDAIDRDSSWAAKRAALELLHRVPRTAGRQLSYEAFRAREGGALDDFATWCALAEKYGDDWHTWPEALQHPHAPGVAAFVEQHSQAVDFHRWLQWQLDEQLAAAQSRSVRAGMALGVMHDLAVGVHPNGADAWALQDVLALGVTAGAPPDEFNQLGQDWSQPPWRPDRLDAQEYRPFRALIRAVLRHAGGVRIDHIIGLFRLWWIPDGAPPTHGTYVRYDHEAMIGIVALEAHRAGALVVGEDLGTVEPWVRDYLLLRGLLGTSILWFELDRDGSGGPLPAERWREYCLSSVTTHDLPPTAGYLAGDHVRLRESLGLLTRPAEDELASDRAELAAWMAELRRVGLLGDAEDDAESVVLALYRYLGRTPSRLVGVALTDAVGDRRTQNQPGTTDEYPNWRVPLTGPDGRPMLLEDVFTDARAATLAEAVRRAIAPAAVESEPVSF; this is encoded by the coding sequence ATGAGTGAGCTCGCGCCGTCGCTGGTCGAACTTGCCGGGCGATATGGCATCGCGACCGAGTACGAGGACTGGACCGGGCGGCGGGTGCAGGTCCCGGCGTCCACCTTGGTGGCGGTGCTGGCCGCGCTCGGCGTGGCGGGCGGCACCGAGCAGGAGCGCAACGTGGCGCTGGCCGCGAAGCTGCGGTCGCACTGGGCGCGCCGGTTGCCCGCGACCATCGTCGGCCGCACCGGTGAGCAGACGCGGTTCTGGGCGCACGTGACCCACGGTGATCCCGCCGAGGTCTGGTTGCAGCTCGAGGACAGCACGCTACGCGGTGGCATCCAGCAGGTCGACAACTTCACGCCGCCGTTCGACTTGGACGGTCGCTGGGTCGGCGAAGCCAGCTTCGTGCTGCCGCCCGACCTGCCGCTGGGGTATCACCGGGTGCATCTGCGGTCGGCCGACGGTGAGACCAGCACCGCGCTGATCGTGACGCCGGATTGGCTCGGGCTGCCCGAGCGGCTCGGCGCCCGCCGGGCCTGGGGGCTGGCCGCGCAGCTGTACAGCGTGCGGTCCAGGCAGTCGTGGGGGGTCGGCGATCTGACGGATCTCACCGACCTGGCGGTGTGGTCGGCGTCGCAGCACGGCGCCGACTACGTGTTGGTCAATCCCCTGCACGCCGCCGCGCCGACGTGCCCGATGGAGCCGTCGCCCTATCTGCCGACCTCGCGGCGCTTCATCAACCCGATCTATCTGCATGTCGAGGCGATTCCCGAGTTCGCCGAGCTGCCCAAGCGCAGCCGGGTGCGGCGGCTGCGTTCCGACGTGCAACACAAGGCCGCCCGACTCGACGCCATCGATCGCGACAGCTCGTGGGCGGCGAAGCGCGCCGCGCTCGAGCTACTGCACCGCGTGCCGCGGACGGCGGGCCGCCAGTTGTCCTACGAGGCCTTCCGGGCCCGTGAAGGCGGCGCCCTCGACGACTTCGCCACCTGGTGCGCCCTGGCCGAGAAGTACGGCGACGACTGGCACACGTGGCCGGAAGCGCTGCAGCATCCCCACGCCCCCGGCGTCGCCGCCTTCGTCGAGCAGCATTCGCAGGCGGTCGATTTCCATCGCTGGCTGCAGTGGCAACTCGACGAGCAGCTCGCCGCGGCGCAGTCGCGGTCGGTCCGGGCCGGAATGGCGCTGGGCGTGATGCACGACCTGGCCGTCGGCGTCCATCCCAACGGCGCCGACGCGTGGGCCCTGCAGGATGTGTTGGCCCTGGGCGTCACCGCCGGCGCGCCGCCCGACGAGTTCAATCAGCTCGGCCAGGACTGGTCCCAGCCGCCGTGGCGGCCGGATCGGTTGGACGCGCAGGAGTATCGCCCCTTTCGGGCGTTGATCCGCGCGGTGCTGCGGCATGCCGGCGGCGTGCGCATCGACCACATCATCGGGCTGTTCCGGCTGTGGTGGATCCCGGACGGAGCGCCGCCCACCCACGGCACCTACGTGCGTTACGACCACGAAGCGATGATCGGCATCGTCGCCCTGGAGGCGCACCGCGCCGGGGCGCTCGTCGTGGGCGAGGACCTCGGCACCGTCGAGCCATGGGTCCGCGACTACCTACTGTTGCGCGGCCTGCTCGGCACCTCGATCCTCTGGTTCGAGTTGGACCGCGACGGCTCCGGCGGCCCACTGCCGGCCGAGCGCTGGCGCGAGTACTGCCTGTCCTCGGTGACCACCCACGACCTGCCGCCGACCGCCGGATACCTGGCGGGCGACCACGTGCGGCTGCGCGAATCCCTCGGTTTGCTGACTCGCCCGGCCGAGGACGAGCTCGCCTCCGACCGGGCCGAACTGGCGGCCTGGATGGCCGAACTCAGGCGGGTCGGGTTGCTCGGCGACGCCGAGGACGACGCGGAAAGCGTCGTGCTCGCCCTGTACCGGTATCTGGGGCGGACGCCTTCGCGGCTGGTGGGGGTTGCCCTGACCGACGCGGTGGGTGACCGGCGGACCCAGAATCAGCCGGGAACCACCGACGAATACCCCAACTGGCGGGTACCGCTGACCGGCCCGGACGGACGCCCGATGCTGCTCGAGGACGTGTTCACCGATGCTCGGGCGGCGACACTGGCCGAGGCGGTGCGCCGTGCGATCGCGCCCGCGGCCGTCGAAAGCGAGCCTGTTAGCTTCTGA